A window from Drosophila nasuta strain 15112-1781.00 chromosome 3, ASM2355853v1, whole genome shotgun sequence encodes these proteins:
- the LOC132790766 gene encoding protein vein isoform X1 has product MYAQHVRKWSLKTQLQQMPLISLAIYVSNMLLLITCAPTITATATATATAAAATATNTQHHTLWEAEESSYYIALPQQQQQYQQQQQLAADNGSSGSSESDNNSNSNSNNNNNNILSRLLSRPSNSLSSTSTSNIKLRPATVFDAQQQQQQQQQQQVPNTLINSQINKLLYNNGNPSFALSSKARRHALPQLQQQQLSSSSSTNAARQQPQDDVAFNYNSKVRAAITRHFIASYEVPESSQVNDQTARNRRDFGNISNSNVGSQRQQRANNNHRRQQQQDKREQRRQRQQQRKEQRQQKQQHQQQQQHQQQRQQQQQQRQQQRRKHPRKHRNRCRSGRYCSARDPAQLAFVAPTVFMGVFTSMTADRRANFSATMKVLQVYKQQRDLQLPPLVRLQFALRNGSGECDIYRERLLPRGLVRGNDLEQSSDVTYMMFVQQTNPGNFSILGQPIRVTHSVLESVKMAVNETYAQNASITSITSNPTNTTIENGRELRIICKVEGRPPPKVTWFKDDKSINRKRNVYQFKHHKRRAELVVRSFNSSSDAGKYECRAKNKVSKKHIDKRRIMINAYPVATRPDQSNWGYPCKEENVCFHNGTCMLIPDISQYYCNCPEDYYGVRCENHSSDSTTYKRGYGNNNDRWMKRTSK; this is encoded by the exons ATGTATGCGCAACATGTGCGCAAATGGAGTCTAAAAACGCAACTGCAACAAATGCCATTGATATCGCTAGCAATCTACgtcagcaacatgttgctatTGATCACATGTGCGCCGACGataacagccacagcaacagccacagcaacagctgcagctgcaacagcaacaaacacacaacatcACACATTATGGGAAGCTGAAGAAAGCAGCTATTACATTGCATTgccccaacagcaacagcagtatcagcaacaacaacagctggcgGCGGACAATGGCAGCAGTGGGAGCAGtgaaagcgacaacaacagcaacagtaacagtaacaacaacaacaacaatatattaAGTAGGCTGCTTAGCCGGCCAAGCAATAGTCTTAGTAGCACTAGCACTAGCAACATTAAGTTAAGGCCAGCAACAGTATTCgacgcacagcagcagcagcagcagcaacagcagcaacaagttcCAAATACGCTAATCAAtagtcaaataaataaattattatacaacaACGGCAATCCGAGCTTTGCGTTGAGCAGTAAAGCGCGGCGACATGCGTtgccacaactacaacaacaacaactcagcagcagcagtagcactAATGCTGCGCGGCAGCAACCACAAGATGATGTTGCCTTTAACTATAACAGCAAAGTCAGAGCAGCAATCACACGCCATTTCATCGCGTCCTACGAAGTGCCAGAGAGCAGCCAAGTCAACGATCAAACGGCGCGCAATCGTCGCGATTTtggcaacatcagcaacagcaacgtggGCAGCCAACGACAACAGCGTGCTAACAACAACCATcgaaggcaacagcagcaggataAACGCGAGCAACGCCgccagcgacaacagcaacgcaaagagcagcgacagcagaagcaacaacaccagcagcaacagcaacatcaacagcaaaggcaacagcaacagcaacagcggcaacaacagcgtcGCAAGCATCCGCGAAAGCATCGAAATCGCTGTCGATCTGGACGCTATTGCTCAGCGCGTGATCCCGCCCAGCTGGCGTTTGTAGCGCCCACCGTTTTCATGGGCGTCTTCACATCGATGACAGCCGATCGTCGCGCCAATTTCTCGGCCACAATGAAAGTGTTGCAGGTGTACAAGCAACAGCGCGATCTGCAACTGCCGCCGTTGGTCCGATTGCAGTTCGCATTGCGCAACGGCAGCGGTGAATGCGACATCTACAGGGAGCGATTGCTGCCACGCGGATTGGTCCGTGGCAACGATCTCGAGCAATCCTCGGACGTCACCTACATGATGTTCGTGCAGCAAACGAATCCCGGCAACTTCTCCATCCTCGGACAGCCGATTCGTGTCACGCACTCGGTGCTCGAATCAGTCAAAATGGCTGTGAATGAAACTTATG CACAGAACGCATCGATTACGTCGATCACATCGAATCCGACGAACACGACGATCGAGAACGGAAGGGAGCTGAGGATCATATGCAAGGTGGAGGGCAGGCCGCCACCAAAGGTGACCTGGTTCAAGGACGACAAGTCGATAAATCGCAAACGCAATGTTTACCAATTCAAGCATCACAA AAGACGCGCCGAGCTGGTTGTGCGCTCCTTTAACAGTTCCTCCGATGCGGGCAAATACGAATGCCGTGCCAAGAACAAAGTCAGCAAAAAACACATTGACAAACGCCGCATCATGATCAATGCCTATCCAG TTGCCACACGGCCGGATCAGAGCAACTGGGGCTATCCATGTAAAGAGGAGAATGTTTGCTTTCACAACGGCACCTGCATGCTGATACCGGATATCTCTCAGTACTATTGCAA
- the LOC132790766 gene encoding protein vein isoform X2: MYAQHVRKWSLKTQLQQMPLISLAIYVSNMLLLITCAPTITATATATATAAAATATNTQHHTLWEAEESSYYIALPQQQQQYQQQQQLAADNGSSGSSESDNNSNSNSNNNNNNILSRLLSRPSNSLSSTSTSNIKLRPATVFDAQQQQQQQQQQQVPNTLINSQINKLLYNNGNPSFALSSKARRHALPQLQQQQLSSSSSTNAARQQPQDDVAFNYNSKVRAAITRHFIASYEVPESSQVNDQTARNRRDFGNISNSNVGSQRQQRANNNHRRQQQQDKREQRRQRQQQRKEQRQQKQQHQQQQQHQQQRQQQQQQRQQQRRKHPRKHRNRCRSGRYCSARDPAQLAFVAPTVFMGVFTSMTADRRANFSATMKVLQVYKQQRDLQLPPLVRLQFALRNGSGECDIYRERLLPRGLVRGNDLEQSSDVTYMMFVQQTNPGNFSILGQPIRVTHSVLESVKMAVNETYAQNASITSITSNPTNTTIENGRELRIICKVEGRPPPKVTWFKDDKSINRKRNVYQFKHHKRRAELVVRSFNSSSDAGKYECRAKNKVSKKHIDKRRIMINAYPVATRPDQSNWGYPCKEENVCFHNGTCMLIPDISQYYCNCPEDYYGVRCENHSSDNILLQSTAKYIP, from the exons ATGTATGCGCAACATGTGCGCAAATGGAGTCTAAAAACGCAACTGCAACAAATGCCATTGATATCGCTAGCAATCTACgtcagcaacatgttgctatTGATCACATGTGCGCCGACGataacagccacagcaacagccacagcaacagctgcagctgcaacagcaacaaacacacaacatcACACATTATGGGAAGCTGAAGAAAGCAGCTATTACATTGCATTgccccaacagcaacagcagtatcagcaacaacaacagctggcgGCGGACAATGGCAGCAGTGGGAGCAGtgaaagcgacaacaacagcaacagtaacagtaacaacaacaacaacaatatattaAGTAGGCTGCTTAGCCGGCCAAGCAATAGTCTTAGTAGCACTAGCACTAGCAACATTAAGTTAAGGCCAGCAACAGTATTCgacgcacagcagcagcagcagcagcaacagcagcaacaagttcCAAATACGCTAATCAAtagtcaaataaataaattattatacaacaACGGCAATCCGAGCTTTGCGTTGAGCAGTAAAGCGCGGCGACATGCGTtgccacaactacaacaacaacaactcagcagcagcagtagcactAATGCTGCGCGGCAGCAACCACAAGATGATGTTGCCTTTAACTATAACAGCAAAGTCAGAGCAGCAATCACACGCCATTTCATCGCGTCCTACGAAGTGCCAGAGAGCAGCCAAGTCAACGATCAAACGGCGCGCAATCGTCGCGATTTtggcaacatcagcaacagcaacgtggGCAGCCAACGACAACAGCGTGCTAACAACAACCATcgaaggcaacagcagcaggataAACGCGAGCAACGCCgccagcgacaacagcaacgcaaagagcagcgacagcagaagcaacaacaccagcagcaacagcaacatcaacagcaaaggcaacagcaacagcaacagcggcaacaacagcgtcGCAAGCATCCGCGAAAGCATCGAAATCGCTGTCGATCTGGACGCTATTGCTCAGCGCGTGATCCCGCCCAGCTGGCGTTTGTAGCGCCCACCGTTTTCATGGGCGTCTTCACATCGATGACAGCCGATCGTCGCGCCAATTTCTCGGCCACAATGAAAGTGTTGCAGGTGTACAAGCAACAGCGCGATCTGCAACTGCCGCCGTTGGTCCGATTGCAGTTCGCATTGCGCAACGGCAGCGGTGAATGCGACATCTACAGGGAGCGATTGCTGCCACGCGGATTGGTCCGTGGCAACGATCTCGAGCAATCCTCGGACGTCACCTACATGATGTTCGTGCAGCAAACGAATCCCGGCAACTTCTCCATCCTCGGACAGCCGATTCGTGTCACGCACTCGGTGCTCGAATCAGTCAAAATGGCTGTGAATGAAACTTATG CACAGAACGCATCGATTACGTCGATCACATCGAATCCGACGAACACGACGATCGAGAACGGAAGGGAGCTGAGGATCATATGCAAGGTGGAGGGCAGGCCGCCACCAAAGGTGACCTGGTTCAAGGACGACAAGTCGATAAATCGCAAACGCAATGTTTACCAATTCAAGCATCACAA AAGACGCGCCGAGCTGGTTGTGCGCTCCTTTAACAGTTCCTCCGATGCGGGCAAATACGAATGCCGTGCCAAGAACAAAGTCAGCAAAAAACACATTGACAAACGCCGCATCATGATCAATGCCTATCCAG TTGCCACACGGCCGGATCAGAGCAACTGGGGCTATCCATGTAAAGAGGAGAATGTTTGCTTTCACAACGGCACCTGCATGCTGATACCGGATATCTCTCAGTACTATTGCAA